The nucleotide sequence CGGCAAGTCGACGCTGGCGTATCGCATCAGCCGGGAGCTGGGCCTGGGCCGGGTGCTGCGCTGGCCGATCACGACGCGATCCACCCTGCGGGCCGGGCTCTACGGCTACGATGCCGTCGGCCGTGTGCACGCCGCGGCGGCAGGCCAGGCGTCGGAGGGGGACACGCACGAACCCGGACCGGAGGACATCGGCGACTTCCTCCAACTCGGCCCGCTGGGCACGGCGATGCTCCCGCACCGTCTGCCGCGCGTCCTGCTCATCGACGAATTCGACAAGAGCGATATCGATCTGCCCAATGATCTGCTCGACATCTTCGAGGCCGGCGAATTCTCCATTCCCGAGCTGGTGCGCATCCGCCGACGCCGCCCGGCCGTATCGGTCCTCACCGACGATCCGGAGCGCAGTACCGTCATCGCCTCGGGTCGGGTGCGCTGCAGCGCCTTCCCCGTCGTCGTCATCACCAGCAACGGCGAGCGGGATTTCCCGCCCGCGTTCCTGCGGCGCTGTCTCCAGCTTCGGCTGCCGGACCCGGACGCGGACCGGCTCGCCGCGATCGTGGCCGCGCATCTGGGACGGGCCGACGATCCACGCGCGCGGGAGCTGATCCAGATGTTCCTCGAGCGCAGCGAGCGCGAAGGCGGCCTCGCCGCCGACCAGTTGCTCAACGCGGTGTATCTGGTGACGGCCCAGTCGCATGTACCGGGGCCCGAGTGGGAGGAGCTACTGCAGGCCGTCTGGCACCGGCTGGACAGTGCAGCAGGCTCGACATGACATATGACCCAGGCGGCCGGTCCGCCGGGCCCGTCCCACGGGACCTCGACTGGCGGCAGCTGGCCGACGCCCTGTGGCTGGCGGTCTGCAAGGCCGAGACGGACCCCGGCCCCGGACGGCCGGACCCGGGACCCCTCCCGGGGACACCGGAGGCGGACGCCCCGCCGCCCGGTGACGAGCCGTCCGACGAGCCGTGGCAGGACCGCGAGGGGGAGCGCCCCGCGGCGGAGTCCGAGGCTGGGTCCGCGGTCGCGGAGCCGCTGCTCCCCGTGGAGCTGCTCGGCCTCCCCGCACCGCCTGGAGACGCGGAGCCGGTGACCGTCGCGGAAGCCTTCGTGCCCGCGCGCCGGGCGTCGGTCTCCGAGCCGCCGCTGCCCGAGCGCGCCCTGACCCGGGCGCTGCGGCCGCTCAAGCGCACCTCGCCCTCGCTGGTCGAGATGGAGATCGACGAGGAGGCCACGGCCGAGTGCGCGGCGCGCGAGGGGCTGTGGGTGCCCGCCTTGGTGCCGGTGCGCGAGCGCTGGATGGACGCCGTTGTGGTGGTGGACTGCGGCAGTTCGATGGTGGTGTGGCGGCGGACGGCCGAGCATCTGGTCACCGTGCTGCGGCGCACCGGCGCCTTCCGGGATGTGCGGGTGCACCGGCTGAACACCGACCATCCCTTACCCGAGGACCGGTCGCCGGTCGAGGGGATGGCGCCGCGCGGCAAGCGGACGGTGCTGGTGCTGACCGACGGCATCGGCGCGGCCTGGGCCGATGAGAGCGCCCAACGTGCGCTGGCCCACTGGGCGCGGCGCGCCTCGGTCGCCGTGCTGCATGTCTTGCACCAGGGCCGCTGGCACCACACCGGTGTGGCGCCGGAGCGGGTGCGGGTGCGGGTCCCCGAACCGGGCGCGCCCAACGGCACCTGGCGGCGGGCGGACGGCGGTTCCTGGCCGGGCGGCGCACCACCGGTCCCGGTGCTGGAGCTGGACGCGCGATGGATGGCCAACTGGGCGCGGCTGGTGACCCGCCCGTCGGCGCGCGGCGAGGACACGATGGCGCTGCTGCCCGGGGCGCCGGCCGAGCGCTGGGACCCCGAACCCGAACCGAGCGCCTGGGACCGCGTCTTCCGGTTCCGCGCCACCGCCTCGCCGAACGCCTTCCGGCTGGCGGCCCGGCTGGCCGCCGCGCCGTTGAACATTCCCGTGATGGAGTTCGTGCAGGGGATCCACCAGCCGGAGGGCAGCCCGGGCGATCTGGCCGAGGTCCTGCTGGGCGGACTGCTGCGCAAGGTGGGGACCGCCGACCCGCTGGACGAGACGGGCATCGGCTACGAGTTCCACGACGGGGTACGGGAACTGCTGCTGTCCGCCGGGATGCGGGACGAATCGCTGTACATCCTCGGGAGCGTCCTCGATCGGCTCGGCCGCCGCTGGAAGCCGCTGCTGATGCTCCGCGATCTGCTCAACCACCCCTCCGGGTCGGTGCGCGACCTTCCCAGGACGGAGCGCCTGCTTCCGTATATCCGCCTTCAGGAACAGGTCTACCAAGCGCTTTCCGGTCCGTATCTGGAGGGCGCGCGCTCCTTTCGCGCCCTGGTCCTGGCCCATCAGGCGCTCGCCCGCTCGGGGGAAAGCCGACCCGATCCAGTTGAAGACGCATCACGCAGGGGAAAATATGTGGACTCTGAGGCGGTTGACATGACGTACTCCACGACTCCCCGACCTGATCCGCAACCCGAGGCCGACGATTCACCATCCCCGCCGGCGCACGGCACGCCGGGCCCGGCGGCGGAGCATCTGAGAGGAACATTCGTGTCCGTGACCGCTGCCCGGTCCCAGCCCGCCGTGGAGGAGCGCCAGGCCGGGGAACCCCCGTCCATCTGGGGAAATGTACCGCCCCGGAACAACAACTTCACCGGGCGGCAGACGTTGCTCGACACTCTCCACGAGCGGCTGAGGAGCGAGGGCACCGCCGCTGTGCTGCCCGAGGCCCTGCACGGGCTGGGCGGGGTGGGCAAGTCACAGATCGCACTGGAGTACGTCCATCAGCACGCCGCCGACTACGACGCGGTGTGGTGGGTCCCGGCCGAGCGCCCCGAGCAGATCCGCCAGGCGCTGGTGCAGCTGGCCGACCGGCTCGGACTGCGCGCGGGCATGGAGGCCAACACGGCCGTGCCGAGCGTGCTCGACGCGCTGCGCACCGGACGCCCGTGCCGCAACTGGCTGCTGGTCTTCGACAACGCCGAGGAACTGGAGACGGTGCGGCCGTTCTTCCCCGCGGGCGGGCCGGGCCGGATCCTGGTCACCTCGAGGAACGCACAGTGGTCGCGCGCCGCCCGCACGGTCGAAGTGGACGTCTTCGAGCGGGAGGAGAGCATCGAGCTGCTGCGCCGCCGGGGGCCGGAGCTGCCGCGCGACCAGGCGGACCGGGTCGCCGACGCCCTGGGGGACCTTCCGCTGGCCATCGAGCAGGCGGCGGCCTGGCTGACCGAGACGGGTATGCCGGTCGACGAATACCTTCAGGTCTTCGAGGACGAGCGGGCCGATGTCTCCACCCGCCGCAACGAGCTGCTGGCGGCGGGCGTTCCGGTGGACTACCCCGAACCGGTCGCCGCCGCCTGGAACATGTCGCTGCGCCGGCTGGCCGAAACCCATCCCGGTGCGCTCCAACTTCTCCAGATGTGCTCGTTCTTCGCGCCCGAGCCGATCTCCCGGCGGCTCTTCTCCGGCGTGCGCGGGGTGTCCCTCTCCCCCGAGCTGTCGGAGGTGCTGCAGGACCCCATCAAGCTCGGCCACGCGATCCGTGAGATCAACCGCTACGCCCTGATCAAAATCAATCACCGCAACAACACAATCGAAATGCACCGGCTGGTACAGGCCGTGCTGATCGGCCAGATGTCGACGCAGCAGCAGGCGGATATGCGCCACAGCGCCCATGTGCTGCTGGCGTTCGGCGACCCCAACGACGTCGCTCCCCCGAACTGGGGGCGGTACGCCGACCTCCTCTCCCATGTCCGGGCGTCACGCGCGATGGAGTGCGATGACAAATGGGTGCGGCAGATGGTGCGTAATCTGGTCCGCTTCCTCTATATCTGGGGGGACCACGAGGGTGCGCTTGAGCTCGGTACCCAGGTGCGCCGGGAATGGGTGGAGACGCTCGGCGAGGACAGTGCGGAGACGCTGGCCGTCTCCCGGACCCTGGGCCATGTCCTGACCGTGCTCGGGCACTTCAAGGAGGCCCGGGAGCTCAACCGCCGGACGCTGGAGCTCCAGCGCGCCAAGGACGGCGACGACCACGAGAACACCCTGGTGACTCAGGGCGCGGTCGCCGTCGACACCCGCTACCAGGGCGACTACGCGCCCTACGTGGAGCTGGAGAAGGACCGCTGGACCAGGACCCTGCGGCTCTTCGGGGACGAGGACCCGTACTCCATCGGCTCGGCGAACGACTACGCCCTGGCACTGCGCGCGGTGGGGGACTACGAACGCGCCCGGCAGCTGGACGAGGGCGCCCGGCGCACCGCCGGTCTGGTGCTCGGCGAGAACGCCCTGCTCACCATTCTGGTGGAGGCCAACCTCTCCATCGACATCCGCGAGGGCGGGGACTACCTGGCCGCCCGCGACATGCTGGAGCAGACCTGCGCCCGCGCCCGCCAACTACTCCCGCAGAACGCGCCCATCGGGGTCTACGCCCTGCGCAACCTCGCCGTGGCGCGTCGTAAGGCGGGCGACCACGAGGGCGCTCTGGACCTCAGCCGGGAGGTGCTGGAGCGCTACCGGCTGCGCTACACCGAGCCCAACCTCAACATCACCATCACGGCCCTGGCCCTCTCGATGGATCTGCGGCAGACCGCCGATCTGCAGGGCGCCCGTGAGCTGGGCCGGAAATGCCTCGACGAGATGCGCGCCCTGCTGGGGGAACGGCATCCGGCGACTCTGGGCGCGGCGACCGACCTCGCCGTGACGCTGCGGCTGCTGGGCGAGACGGATGAGGCGCTCGCGCTGAACAAGAGGACGCTGCCGGTGCTCGTCGAGCGGCTGGGAGCCGACCACCCCACGGCGCTGGCCTGTGCCATCAACATGGCCAGCGACCACTACACCCTCGCGGACTACCAGGAGGCCCACGACCTGGACACCACCACCCTGGCGACCTGCCGGTCCAGGCTCGGTGAGGACCACCCCACCACCCTCGCGTGTGCGGTCAATCTGTCGGGGGATCTGCGAGCGCTGGGCGAGGGCAGGCAGGCGGAGGAGCTGCACCAGGACGCGCTCGGCAGGCTGCGCCGGGTGCTGACGGCCAACCACCCGGCGACGGTCGCGGCGGCCCGTGGCATCCGGGCGGACTGCGATGTGGAGGCGATCTCCATCTGAGCCGCCGTCCGCGGCTCCGTTCACGGGCCCCGCGCCGCGCTCCGTTCACCCGGGTGTACGCGTCCCGATCCACCGCGCCAGAGCCACCGGATCGGGACCCGCGTCCGGCGCGGTGCGCAGCTCCCGGTGGACGGCCAGGGCCAGTTCGGGGTGGTTCAGCAGCGTCGTCCTGGCCGCGCCGTCCGGCAGGCTGAGCGCGAGCCCCGCCCATGCCGCGATGTCGTCCGGGTCCGCTTGCAGGCGAGCCCGGTAGCCGCGCAGCGCGGCCACTGGGTTTCCCGCGGCCCAGTCGAGGTCAGCCTGGTCAGGGGCGTCACCATCCCCGGGCAGCCCCTCTCCCCGGCCCTCGCACAGCCGGGCGAACCCCGCCGGATCCCCGAGCCGGAGCCGGGCGAGCGCGGGGCGCGCCGGTGCCTCGGGGCGGGTCGGCCGGACGGAGGCCCCGGGCAGCTCTTCGGGAGGGTCAGTCCGTTCCCGCCAGGCCCGTGCCCACCGGACGGTCGGCTCCGGGTCCGCCGACAGGTGGCGCATGCGGTGGACAAGCCGGTGATCAAGGATCAGATCCGACGCCAGGCGCTCCGGTACGGAGGGCACCCGCTGCGCCAGCCACAGCCTCAGGCGTTCCCCCAGCCGGTTGAGGAACTCCGCGCCCCGGGGCGTCAGTTCGGCGTGAGCGAGGAGCGTGCGCAAACCCGAAGCGGTCTGTGCCCGCCGCAGCGCGAACTCGAACGCGGCGCTGTCCCGAGCCGGTCCGGGCTCGGCGCGCCGCACCCGGTCCCACCAGAAGCCGGTCACGCCCAGGAACGCGTACACCCCCTGGAGGAGTCCGCGCAGCGGTCGCGGGTCCAGCCGCCAGGGCGCGTAGTGGATTTCCTCCAGGCCCCCTTCGATCAGTGGCACCAAGTCCATCAGGGCGCTGAGTTTGATGTGCTGGGCCTCGTGCACCAGCGCGGCGGCGAGGGTCAGGGGGTCCGTGGCCCCGTTGAGCAGCACACAGCCGTACGCCTCCGGCGATGAGGCGCTGAACGGTTCGGGCCAGGCGGCGTACGGCACGGGCACGACGGAGGCCAGACAGGCGCCGATTCCCCGGGGGTCCACTTGGCGCTGCTCCGAGACCAGCCGCCAGGCATTGTCAAATCGCCCCTGCCAGCCCTGCCACTCTTCGTCGTCGAGCCGCTCCGGGTCTCGGATCCGGAGAAAGTCGCGATAGGGATCGATGTCATCGACAAGGGGCGAGCAGACAATCCCCTGGTGTTCTCCGCGCAGTCGCCGCAGACCGTGCCAGCCAGGAGCGTCCTCGGATAAGTCGGCGGGCAGCGTCACTGAATGCGGGCCGGATAACACCGCCGCCTTCTTCCCGCTCATGACGACCTCGGCGACATCGGTCGTGTCCGGAATGCGGGCGAATCCCAGGGCCGGCAATATCACCCCGCCCTCACGCACGGGAACGGCGCCGCGAAAGTCGATTCCGGCGAGAAGAGCGGCGGAGGCGGCTACGGCATACAGATAACCCACCACACTCCACACAGGCTCGTCCCCCGATTCCAGACCGCGCAGCCTGCGCAAACAGCGGTTGAGCCACACACCCATGGGAGGATGCAGCAGCAGCCTGTCCACGGCGGCCGGGGAGCGGTGCTCGGCCCGAATCAGCAAGTGCCAGGCGTCCCGGGGCGGGGGAAGAGGGCCGGGCAGGGCGGGATGCGCGGAGGCGATGTCCACCAGGGCGCGCAGCAGCAGCATGGTCCGGCTGCGCTGTCCCGACCTCAGTTCGGCCACGGTGGAGGGGCCGCCCGAACCCCGCGCCAACTCGGCGAAAACCTCCGCCGATAAACGATGGTTGAGGCCGCGCGTGACGGAGGACGTCATAGCCGCCTAACTCACACAACCGTCCTGCGACACCGACGAGTTGCCGATCGTCGGCGGGCGCTGGACGATGTCGAGCAGCCGCTCCGTCACCGCGGAAAGCCCCTCGTGCCGCTCAAGGTCTTCGAGTGTCGCCCCCGATAGGTCCAGTAGCTCCGTCTCGACCTCGGTCGCGACTCGTTCCATGACACGGTCCCCCTCCGGACGCTCCCTACCGGCTCATTTGCGGCATCCCTATGGTGGCCTACCCCCTATTGATTGCGAAAGGGTGAACACGGCCAGTCGGCGCCCGCCTTGTCAAGATTTTCGGACACGTCGGTGCGCAGAGGAACGCCCCGATATGCCGGTGTCATCCACCCGTTCCGGAGCGCATCGCCTCGACCTCGAACACGCCTCCGCACGCCCGGAACGATCGCGCCGAGATCTTCATCGCGTCGAAGGAATCCGGCGGATAGACGCGAATCCGCGCGGCGGCGCGGCGGCACGGGGTGTCGGTCATGCCCTCGTTCAGCGTATGCAGCGCGGCGGAGGCGCTGCCGCCGGGCGGCAGGGAGATCGGAGAGTGCGTGGGGCCGCGCCGGGTGGCGGGGGCGCCGATCGCCGAGTCGGCGGAATCGAGCAGCGAGACACCGGGATATCCGGTGAGAGTGCAGGCCGTGGCGCCCTTGTTGGTGAACACCAGGGGCAGATACACATTGCCGGCGCCCACATCCACCCGGCCGGCCGACAGCGTCAACTGCGTCTTGGAGCAGACACGGCGCACACCGGAGGCGGCGGCGGGCTGCGAGGAGGACGCAGGCGAGGGGGCGGCGTGCGCCGACGGCGGAGGGGACTGCGCGGTGTGCGAGGCGGGTCGCTCGTTCCGTGAGCCTTCGGATGTGCCGGCGGAGTCGGCCGAAGGGGAGGAGGGTGGTGCGGCCGAGGAGGCGGAGGTGACGGACGGGGCGCGGTGCGCGGAGTCCCCGTCCCCGGTGTCGCTGCCGCAGGCGGTGACCGTGGCCAGCGCGCCGACGAGCAGCGCGCATAAGACCGGTGGCCGGAGCGAGCGGGACCGCGATGTCGTCGTACGCCGAGCAGCCGAGCCGTTGCGTTGACTCATGAGCGACCTCCCGAGGTCAGCCATCTGCCGGGGACCGGCCGCGAGGTCGGGTGCCCCGATGTCTCCCGTGCGTCCCCCTTCGGTCTCCCTTCCCCGCCCGAAGGCTCTTATGTCCGGGCACATTGATCGCATCAGCGCGCCAATTCCTCACATGGGATTCTCTACCGCAAACATCAGAACGTCTTGTCCCAGCCAGAACCGTGGGATTACTGTTCGGCAGCCATCGCACTTGCCAACTGCCGTACCAGGACAGGAAGAAGGACTCCATGGCCGCTCGAGGACGTCATCGCCGGCCCCGCCCCCACCGCGTCTCCCGTGCCTCACTCGCGATCACCGCGGGCGGCGCCGGGGTCGCCCTGCCGCTCATCGGCATCAGCCAGGCGAACGCCGCCTCAGTCGCCACACCCACCTCGCCCACCCCTGCCGTCACCACCGTCAAGACGGTCACGGCCGCGAAGGCGCAGCCGCTCCTCATCGTCCCGAAGGCCGTGCCCGAGCCCCCGGCCAAGGCGCACCCTCAGCCCACCTCGTACACGGTCGTCCACGGCGACACCCTCTCCGCGATCGCGGACACGGAGAGGGTGCCGGGCGGCTGGGAGCGGCTCTACGAGATCAACCGCCAGGTGATCGGCGCCGACCCGGATGTGATCCGCCCCGGCCAGCAGCTCACCCTCGCGCGCCACTGAACAGGCGGGCGCCACTGGACGGCCGGGCGTCCGGACAGCGACGGGCATACCGGCATGCCGGATAGACGGACACGCGCGCATACGCATATGAGCCTCCGCCCGCGGTGGACCACCGCGGCGGACGGCCCTGCGCCTCAACGGGCCTCAGATCAACAAATGCGCCTTGGAGTGGGTGACTTCCTCGATGTCGCCACCTGCCTTGCCGATCAGCCGGCGCGCCAGATTGGTCAGTGCCCGCGCCGCCGCGATCTCCTCGCCGACCCTCGGCTGTGACGGGTCCTCGGGGTTGCGGTTGGCACGGCCCTGAGCCAGCATCTCGGTGCCGTCGTGCATCCTCAACCGGACGACCGCTTCGGTCAGCGGACCGATCTCACGGAATTCCATCTGAATGTCGCATCCCACGATCGTCTCCATCGCGATCACCTCCTGCGTCACCTTCCAGGATGCGCCTCACCCGTCTCTCCAGTCGACCGGGACAGCAACTCCACCACCTCGTCGTCCGCGGTCTGGGAGAAGTCCTCGTACCACTCCCCCACCGCCGCGAAGTCCGAAGGGGTGGAGAGGGCCACCACCTCGTCCGCGTCCTCGCGCAGCGTGGTGACCGCGTCCGGCGGCGCCACCGGTACGGCGAGGACCACCCGGGCGGCGCCCTGGACCCGTGCGACCCGGCAGGCGGCCTGGGCCGTGGCGCCGGTCGCGATGCCGT is from Streptomyces hygroscopicus and encodes:
- a CDS encoding ATPase AAA, giving the protein MSDREPARRHNGRVQQDSGSASGALPSGIPRPWWIYQGTGRPLHDVSLEEILPPPPPWRTFGGVSACPPDGDGRSGALSDRDDTPTEPPAPPEDEQDTARRLGTAPLGVRSDPEEADLVNAALILRRPLLVTGRPGTGKSTLAYRISRELGLGRVLRWPITTRSTLRAGLYGYDAVGRVHAAAAGQASEGDTHEPGPEDIGDFLQLGPLGTAMLPHRLPRVLLIDEFDKSDIDLPNDLLDIFEAGEFSIPELVRIRRRRPAVSVLTDDPERSTVIASGRVRCSAFPVVVITSNGERDFPPAFLRRCLQLRLPDPDADRLAAIVAAHLGRADDPRARELIQMFLERSEREGGLAADQLLNAVYLVTAQSHVPGPEWEELLQAVWHRLDSAAGST
- a CDS encoding ATP/GTP-binding protein; amino-acid sequence: MTYDPGGRSAGPVPRDLDWRQLADALWLAVCKAETDPGPGRPDPGPLPGTPEADAPPPGDEPSDEPWQDREGERPAAESEAGSAVAEPLLPVELLGLPAPPGDAEPVTVAEAFVPARRASVSEPPLPERALTRALRPLKRTSPSLVEMEIDEEATAECAAREGLWVPALVPVRERWMDAVVVVDCGSSMVVWRRTAEHLVTVLRRTGAFRDVRVHRLNTDHPLPEDRSPVEGMAPRGKRTVLVLTDGIGAAWADESAQRALAHWARRASVAVLHVLHQGRWHHTGVAPERVRVRVPEPGAPNGTWRRADGGSWPGGAPPVPVLELDARWMANWARLVTRPSARGEDTMALLPGAPAERWDPEPEPSAWDRVFRFRATASPNAFRLAARLAAAPLNIPVMEFVQGIHQPEGSPGDLAEVLLGGLLRKVGTADPLDETGIGYEFHDGVRELLLSAGMRDESLYILGSVLDRLGRRWKPLLMLRDLLNHPSGSVRDLPRTERLLPYIRLQEQVYQALSGPYLEGARSFRALVLAHQALARSGESRPDPVEDASRRGKYVDSEAVDMTYSTTPRPDPQPEADDSPSPPAHGTPGPAAEHLRGTFVSVTAARSQPAVEERQAGEPPSIWGNVPPRNNNFTGRQTLLDTLHERLRSEGTAAVLPEALHGLGGVGKSQIALEYVHQHAADYDAVWWVPAERPEQIRQALVQLADRLGLRAGMEANTAVPSVLDALRTGRPCRNWLLVFDNAEELETVRPFFPAGGPGRILVTSRNAQWSRAARTVEVDVFEREESIELLRRRGPELPRDQADRVADALGDLPLAIEQAAAWLTETGMPVDEYLQVFEDERADVSTRRNELLAAGVPVDYPEPVAAAWNMSLRRLAETHPGALQLLQMCSFFAPEPISRRLFSGVRGVSLSPELSEVLQDPIKLGHAIREINRYALIKINHRNNTIEMHRLVQAVLIGQMSTQQQADMRHSAHVLLAFGDPNDVAPPNWGRYADLLSHVRASRAMECDDKWVRQMVRNLVRFLYIWGDHEGALELGTQVRREWVETLGEDSAETLAVSRTLGHVLTVLGHFKEARELNRRTLELQRAKDGDDHENTLVTQGAVAVDTRYQGDYAPYVELEKDRWTRTLRLFGDEDPYSIGSANDYALALRAVGDYERARQLDEGARRTAGLVLGENALLTILVEANLSIDIREGGDYLAARDMLEQTCARARQLLPQNAPIGVYALRNLAVARRKAGDHEGALDLSREVLERYRLRYTEPNLNITITALALSMDLRQTADLQGARELGRKCLDEMRALLGERHPATLGAATDLAVTLRLLGETDEALALNKRTLPVLVERLGADHPTALACAINMASDHYTLADYQEAHDLDTTTLATCRSRLGEDHPTTLACAVNLSGDLRALGEGRQAEELHQDALGRLRRVLTANHPATVAAARGIRADCDVEAISI
- a CDS encoding peptidoglycan-binding lysin domain-containing protein gives rise to the protein MAARGRHRRPRPHRVSRASLAITAGGAGVALPLIGISQANAASVATPTSPTPAVTTVKTVTAAKAQPLLIVPKAVPEPPAKAHPQPTSYTVVHGDTLSAIADTERVPGGWERLYEINRQVIGADPDVIRPGQQLTLARH